A stretch of the Leptospira kirschneri serovar Cynopteri str. 3522 CT genome encodes the following:
- a CDS encoding sigma-54-dependent Fis family transcriptional regulator — protein MNSTLDPDKLLDLILERCIQICEVGSGSLMLVNEKENVLDIVTFRGMNPSVRTKVKLKVGEGITGIVAASGEGMIVSDVTANPHYISIKDDIMSELAVPMIVEDVVIGVISLDSSRKGAFNEEHLEIISTLANQAAQIFKNLQIFRQLEQKNKIQQVLIDISRTVTSTLVLQEIFEDIMDRLEKSLNLERGSIVLFEPEKAILKLEAASGLTAEEMEKGVYFPGEGVTGKVFETGEPIIIESIANDENFLNRVGNAAHFKNNPENVSFLAAPIKSDTDVLGVVSVYFVHKKYIDLKTYLDFLQVVASVIYQAIRIQKLIDEEKREISRENVLLKRELKNKYKFGSLIGKSKPMEKLFEMIHLVSDSRASVLITGESGTGKEMIASAIHYNSSRADKPFIKINCAAIPENLLESELFGHKKGSFTGAVSDKKGKFEMADTGTIFLDEIGEMDLNLQSKLLRVLQEKEIEAVGSVKPKKIDVRVIAATNADLEKLISEKKFRPDLFYRLNVVNMVTPPLRERSDDIPLLINHFIAKYTEENGKKITGVTREAHKLLMNYSWPGNVRELENVIERAVVLSQLEMLDIQDFSEINGRLLYGDEDFDPETGDSESSVEIANSRFSSSNLDALDGRAIEVVVGEVEARLIKYAMKKFKYTKTRVAKFLGINRNTLDKKIKDLKIDY, from the coding sequence ATGAATTCTACCTTAGATCCGGATAAACTTCTGGATTTAATTTTAGAACGTTGCATTCAGATTTGCGAGGTCGGCTCCGGCTCTCTGATGTTGGTCAATGAGAAAGAAAACGTTTTAGACATTGTGACTTTCCGCGGAATGAATCCTTCCGTTCGAACTAAGGTAAAACTGAAAGTTGGAGAAGGAATTACCGGAATTGTAGCCGCGTCGGGCGAAGGTATGATCGTCAGCGACGTTACCGCAAATCCACATTACATTTCCATAAAGGATGATATTATGTCGGAACTCGCAGTTCCGATGATCGTTGAAGACGTAGTGATCGGCGTAATCTCTTTGGATTCCAGTCGTAAAGGAGCTTTTAACGAAGAACATTTAGAAATTATTTCTACTCTTGCCAATCAAGCCGCTCAGATTTTTAAGAACTTACAAATTTTTAGACAACTTGAACAAAAAAATAAAATTCAACAAGTACTGATTGATATTTCCAGAACCGTTACTTCTACTTTAGTACTTCAAGAAATTTTTGAAGACATTATGGATCGTTTGGAAAAATCCCTGAACTTAGAACGCGGGAGTATTGTACTTTTCGAACCGGAAAAAGCAATTTTGAAATTGGAAGCAGCTTCCGGTTTAACCGCCGAAGAAATGGAAAAGGGAGTTTATTTTCCCGGAGAAGGTGTTACCGGAAAAGTTTTTGAAACGGGAGAACCCATCATCATCGAATCCATTGCAAACGACGAAAATTTTTTAAATCGTGTGGGGAATGCAGCTCATTTTAAAAACAATCCGGAGAACGTTAGTTTTCTTGCCGCTCCGATCAAATCCGATACGGACGTTTTAGGAGTTGTAAGCGTTTATTTTGTTCATAAAAAATACATCGATTTAAAAACTTATTTAGATTTTTTGCAAGTAGTTGCGTCCGTGATTTACCAAGCGATTCGGATTCAAAAACTCATCGACGAGGAAAAAAGAGAAATTTCTAGAGAGAACGTTCTTCTCAAAAGGGAATTAAAGAATAAATATAAATTCGGTTCTTTGATCGGTAAATCCAAACCAATGGAAAAACTTTTTGAAATGATTCATCTTGTTTCCGATTCTAGAGCTTCCGTTTTGATTACTGGAGAATCCGGTACCGGTAAAGAAATGATCGCTTCTGCAATTCATTATAATTCTTCCCGCGCCGATAAACCGTTTATCAAAATCAATTGTGCCGCAATTCCTGAAAACTTACTTGAGAGCGAACTTTTTGGTCATAAAAAAGGTTCTTTTACGGGAGCAGTTTCTGATAAAAAAGGTAAGTTCGAGATGGCTGATACGGGAACGATTTTCTTGGACGAAATCGGAGAAATGGATCTCAATTTACAATCTAAACTTTTGAGAGTTCTGCAAGAGAAAGAAATCGAAGCCGTCGGTTCCGTTAAACCTAAAAAGATAGACGTAAGAGTGATAGCAGCGACTAACGCGGATTTGGAAAAATTAATTTCTGAAAAAAAATTCAGACCGGACCTTTTTTACAGATTGAACGTTGTAAATATGGTGACTCCTCCTCTTCGTGAAAGATCGGATGACATTCCTCTTCTGATCAATCACTTCATTGCAAAGTATACCGAAGAAAACGGTAAAAAAATCACGGGAGTCACAAGAGAAGCGCATAAACTTTTGATGAATTACAGTTGGCCCGGAAATGTTCGGGAACTTGAAAATGTAATAGAACGTGCGGTTGTACTTTCTCAATTGGAAATGTTGGATATTCAAGATTTCTCCGAGATCAACGGACGTCTTCTTTATGGAGATGAGGATTTTGATCCGGAAACTGGAGATTCCGAATCTTCTGTGGAAATTGCCAATTCTAGATTTTCCTCTTCAAACTTGGATGCA
- the tilS gene encoding tRNA lysidine(34) synthetase TilS: MRDKISESTQKIFHAVWERITPFHEMILSRPAVLSYSGGKDSSILLHFYFWLWIEKKIPAPCIYHLDHSIRFNLEQEKKIFEYADSTFPFSKIFKKKNIPVLSRRLGKTLEETARAFRYKDLKKISDQYEGYIVTGHHSSDYLETILLNLIRGGGWNSLRTLGWYEKNRFRPLFAFAKEEIEIILQFELWKIFEDESNNSDEYLRNRIRNYIIPLLLREGADPDRIYKNFHRIEKPVSKIFSKKSLHHKIPSFLKIDIWVLNDLSQRERKFFIDRYLRSLNLYPITRNFFRDLTDLLQKGNSFSLENKETWFWKSTSSDLYLIPKNSPCLREFRFEPKEMVLKWNGNQKKIPPDLIPDLCPPGAKIRKNGMSIEISEILRQKEIPVPVRKMLPILRGERKVDVICLSLWDPKIGDIVADRILPDFQEPGV, encoded by the coding sequence ATGAGAGATAAAATCTCCGAATCCACACAAAAGATTTTTCATGCGGTCTGGGAAAGAATCACTCCTTTTCACGAGATGATCTTATCTCGTCCCGCGGTCCTTTCCTACTCCGGCGGAAAAGATTCATCTATCTTGTTACATTTTTATTTCTGGTTGTGGATAGAAAAAAAAATACCTGCACCTTGTATTTATCATCTAGACCATTCGATCCGGTTCAATTTGGAACAGGAAAAAAAAATCTTCGAATATGCAGATAGTACGTTTCCGTTTTCTAAAATATTCAAAAAAAAGAATATTCCTGTTTTATCAAGAAGATTAGGCAAAACACTTGAAGAAACAGCAAGGGCGTTTCGATATAAGGATCTAAAAAAAATCTCGGATCAATACGAAGGTTATATAGTCACGGGTCATCACTCGAGTGATTATCTGGAGACGATCCTTCTTAACTTGATTCGAGGAGGTGGCTGGAATTCGTTACGAACCTTAGGATGGTATGAAAAAAACCGCTTTAGACCGCTATTTGCATTCGCCAAAGAAGAAATAGAAATAATCTTACAATTCGAACTTTGGAAAATTTTTGAAGACGAATCCAACAATAGCGATGAATATCTTAGAAATCGAATTCGAAACTATATTATACCTTTATTATTAAGAGAAGGAGCCGATCCAGATCGAATTTATAAAAACTTTCATCGGATAGAAAAACCGGTTTCTAAAATTTTTTCCAAAAAGAGTTTACATCATAAAATTCCTTCTTTTTTAAAAATAGATATTTGGGTTTTGAACGACCTTTCTCAAAGAGAAAGAAAATTCTTTATAGATCGTTATCTACGTTCCTTAAATTTATATCCTATAACACGAAATTTTTTCAGAGACCTTACGGATCTTTTACAAAAGGGAAATTCGTTCAGCCTTGAAAACAAAGAAACATGGTTTTGGAAGTCGACTTCTTCCGACCTTTATCTGATTCCTAAAAACTCTCCTTGTTTAAGAGAATTTAGATTTGAACCGAAAGAGATGGTTCTCAAATGGAACGGAAATCAAAAAAAAATCCCTCCGGATTTAATTCCGGATTTATGCCCTCCAGGAGCCAAAATTCGTAAAAACGGGATGAGTATAGAAATTTCCGAAATCTTACGACAAAAAGAGATTCCTGTTCCGGTTAGAAAAATGCTACCCATACTTCGCGGGGAAAGGAAAGTTGATGTGATCTGTCTGAGCCTTTGGGACCCTAAAATAGGCGACATCGTAGCAGACAGAATTTTACCTGACTTTCAGGAGCCCGGAGTATGA
- the yihA gene encoding ribosome biogenesis GTP-binding protein YihA/YsxC yields MNEDPQKKDEPFFKDVEFKASYGKANQIPSQGMPQIAFAGRSNAGKSSLLNAILERKSLAKVSSTPGKTKLLNFFFVNHSIYLVDLPGFGYSANSHKDHEAMMGLLMDYLNLAKDLKCLFLVCDSQRELPEEELELIGTCFERNIKPVLVRTKIDKLNQSDLSKLRKKMKNIHELYPMLETVLVSNKSGKGLLELRKIVYSLIETTENRLERIEEIS; encoded by the coding sequence ATGAACGAGGATCCTCAAAAAAAGGATGAACCATTCTTTAAAGACGTTGAGTTCAAAGCGTCTTACGGAAAAGCAAATCAAATTCCTTCTCAAGGGATGCCTCAGATAGCATTTGCAGGCCGCTCTAACGCCGGTAAGTCCTCCTTACTCAATGCAATTTTAGAAAGAAAATCTCTCGCAAAAGTATCTTCCACACCCGGAAAAACAAAACTACTCAATTTCTTTTTCGTAAATCATTCTATTTATCTCGTGGATTTACCTGGTTTCGGCTATTCTGCAAATTCTCATAAAGATCACGAAGCGATGATGGGTCTTTTGATGGATTACTTGAATCTAGCAAAAGATCTCAAATGTTTATTTTTAGTCTGCGATTCTCAGAGGGAATTACCGGAAGAAGAACTAGAGTTGATCGGAACCTGTTTTGAAAGAAATATAAAACCGGTTTTAGTAAGAACAAAAATCGACAAACTAAATCAAAGTGATCTTTCTAAACTTAGAAAAAAAATGAAAAACATACACGAATTGTATCCTATGCTTGAAACCGTACTTGTTTCTAATAAATCCGGCAAAGGTTTACTCGAACTTAGAAAGATCGTATATTCATTAATTGAAACCACCGAAAATCGTCTAGAAAGAATCGAAGAAATTTCTTAA